A single window of Desulfobacterales bacterium DNA harbors:
- a CDS encoding chemotaxis protein CheA, with amino-acid sequence MDDSIESVRSEFYQEVKEILERASADFLKAEESKGDINALNSVFRGIHTVKGGAGMFEMMDVSHFCHELEGVFNALRDKKISLNTNVANIILSGIDHIGKMIVDYSLGRTASVNEELISKFKIAVEAPITEVSLKEEVCEEPKELIIEERDEIDKASVREIDAQVFRINEKKIENFGNITGELLIARNTYAYLLETAMASKSTESIEKLLKPFKANMHQFDRLTEDIYHAVFSLRMVPIKGIFQKFNRVVRDICKKQRKFIRFAIEGNDIEVDKKIADALSDPLVHLVRNSCDHGIEEPHERLDAGKNGEGKVSLTAYMEGSNIIIVIADDGKGISKKKLYEKAVKLGIDVDSLSDEALTDLIFMPGFSTKTDISDISGRGVGMDVVKTSITALSGTIKVVTEEGKGATITLSIPMKIGITTVLMIESSGSSFAIPINYILETMKVEIKKFRKNKDDLLFYYRGDVISVRKLSKILDKSDVLTNQEVSLVVLKTSKGKFGLIVDDMEKNMEIAIKPLPSSLAHIDVVSGTSIMGDGRVILVLNPEFFTAE; translated from the coding sequence ATGGACGACAGCATTGAAAGCGTAAGATCTGAATTTTACCAAGAAGTTAAAGAAATACTTGAAAGAGCATCCGCTGATTTTCTTAAAGCAGAAGAAAGTAAAGGTGATATAAATGCTTTGAATTCTGTTTTTAGAGGCATCCATACTGTTAAAGGTGGAGCTGGCATGTTTGAAATGATGGATGTTTCTCATTTTTGTCATGAGCTTGAAGGAGTTTTTAATGCGCTTCGGGATAAAAAGATAAGTCTTAATACAAATGTCGCAAATATTATTCTTTCTGGTATAGATCATATTGGAAAAATGATTGTTGATTATTCATTAGGTAGAACAGCTTCGGTAAATGAAGAGCTTATTTCAAAATTTAAGATAGCAGTTGAAGCTCCTATTACTGAGGTTTCTTTAAAAGAAGAAGTTTGTGAAGAACCAAAAGAATTAATTATAGAGGAACGAGATGAAATAGATAAAGCTTCCGTCAGAGAAATTGATGCACAAGTATTTAGAATTAATGAAAAAAAGATAGAAAATTTTGGGAATATTACAGGCGAACTTTTAATAGCGAGAAATACTTATGCGTATCTTCTCGAAACAGCTATGGCATCAAAATCAACAGAATCAATTGAAAAACTCCTTAAACCTTTTAAAGCAAACATGCACCAGTTTGACAGGCTTACTGAAGATATTTATCATGCGGTTTTTTCCCTTAGAATGGTTCCAATTAAAGGTATATTTCAAAAATTTAATCGTGTAGTAAGGGATATATGTAAAAAACAACGAAAATTTATACGCTTTGCTATTGAAGGAAATGATATAGAGGTAGATAAAAAAATTGCAGATGCTCTTTCTGATCCACTTGTTCATTTAGTTAGAAATTCATGCGATCACGGTATTGAAGAACCACATGAACGTCTTGATGCAGGAAAGAATGGTGAAGGTAAAGTTTCTTTGACTGCGTATATGGAAGGAAGCAATATCATCATTGTTATAGCTGATGACGGCAAAGGTATAAGCAAAAAGAAACTTTATGAAAAGGCTGTAAAGTTAGGCATAGATGTTGATTCTTTAAGTGATGAAGCTCTTACTGATTTGATTTTTATGCCGGGGTTTTCTACTAAAACTGATATCAGCGATATTTCCGGCAGGGGAGTTGGAATGGATGTTGTAAAAACATCTATTACTGCCCTTAGCGGAACAATAAAAGTTGTAACAGAGGAAGGAAAAGGAGCAACTATTACTCTTTCAATTCCAATGAAAATAGGTATTACAACTGTTCTTATGATAGAATCGTCCGGAAGTAGTTTCGCTATTCCTATTAACTATATACTTGAAACAATGAAAGTAGAAATAAAAAAATTCAGAAAAAATAAAGATGATTTGCTATTTTATTATAGAGGCGATGTTATATCTGTAAGAAAATTATCAAAAATTTTAGATAAATCTGATGTATTAACAAATCAAGAAGTCTCTCTTGTAGTTCTTAAAACTTCTAAAGGTAAATTCGGTCTTATTGTAGATGACATGGAAAAAAATATGGAAATAGCTATAAAACCGTTACCTTCTTCTTTAGCTCATATTGATGTTGTCAGCGGCACAAGTATAATGGGTGACGGTAGAGTTATCCTTGTTCTTAATCCAGAATTTTTTACTGCTGAGTAG
- a CDS encoding PAS domain-containing protein gives MIETIESLRQKNQELESKLNTILNCLPCNFAIIDPFYHIVDINESFLKFIETNKENVIDKKCNEVFKDLALYDESEIKKVFETGELISKIVITTNKDGEQCFKKFVAPIKSDLEKVTGVIIFALDISDRIQLETDLKNAKEEAEKANKAKTEFLAQMSHELRTPLNGILGYCQILENDKTLGDKQSEAVKIIQKSGKHLLMMINDTLDIARIETGKLEVSFHAFSLKDAINAVIKNIKIQADNKNLSFDFRFSEGLPEIVIGDEIYLSQVLINLLGNAIKYTKTGGISLKITKLPWDNDGKIRFRVEDTGIGILDETLHQIFEPYYQVKDRSIKEEGTGLGLSICKQLVNIMGGDLKVKSIVGKGTTFWFDILFYEAKHLYESREKNFSNIIGYIGDIIKILISDISDMNRNMLSKMLKNIGFEIYEAKDGSEALEKSAKIQPNAAILDLSASNLESLKSAEIIKKLTQENKTVIIGMSSMQIDSLKKISESFGYDAYIQKPVNIDVLLDILQEHLQINWIYKEENIKVPRSDEQITFEDDEMMEDNIVPPSFEKLDALLLFAMQGDIIGLMKKNEDILSSDKKFYPFFKKLKELIDEMKMNKIRELLETLRSKKNGTRI, from the coding sequence ATGATAGAAACAATAGAAAGTCTTCGTCAAAAAAATCAAGAGCTCGAATCAAAATTAAATACGATTCTTAATTGTCTTCCATGTAATTTTGCTATTATTGATCCTTTTTATCATATTGTTGATATAAATGAATCTTTTTTAAAATTTATCGAAACTAATAAAGAAAATGTTATTGATAAAAAATGTAATGAAGTTTTTAAAGATTTAGCACTATATGATGAATCTGAAATAAAAAAGGTATTTGAAACAGGGGAATTGATTTCAAAAATCGTTATAACTACAAATAAAGATGGTGAGCAATGTTTTAAAAAATTTGTTGCGCCAATAAAAAGCGATTTAGAAAAAGTTACAGGAGTCATTATTTTTGCTCTTGATATTTCAGATAGAATACAACTTGAAACTGATTTGAAAAATGCGAAAGAAGAAGCTGAAAAAGCTAATAAAGCAAAAACTGAATTTCTTGCACAGATGAGTCATGAACTTAGAACGCCTTTGAACGGAATACTTGGATATTGTCAAATTTTAGAAAATGATAAAACTCTTGGAGATAAACAAAGTGAGGCTGTAAAAATTATACAAAAAAGCGGTAAACATCTTCTAATGATGATTAATGATACTCTTGATATTGCTCGAATTGAAACTGGAAAATTAGAAGTAAGCTTTCATGCTTTTTCATTAAAGGATGCTATTAATGCTGTTATTAAGAATATTAAGATTCAAGCGGATAATAAAAACTTAAGCTTTGATTTCAGGTTTTCTGAAGGTTTACCAGAAATAGTTATTGGAGACGAAATATATCTTTCTCAAGTTTTGATAAATTTGTTGGGCAATGCTATAAAATACACGAAAACAGGAGGTATAAGCCTTAAAATTACTAAACTGCCTTGGGATAATGACGGAAAAATAAGGTTTAGGGTTGAAGATACAGGGATAGGAATTCTTGACGAAACATTACACCAAATATTTGAGCCTTATTATCAAGTCAAAGATAGAAGTATAAAAGAGGAAGGTACAGGTCTTGGGCTTTCTATTTGTAAACAACTTGTAAATATAATGGGAGGAGATTTAAAGGTAAAAAGCATAGTAGGCAAAGGAACAACTTTTTGGTTTGATATTCTTTTTTATGAAGCTAAGCATCTTTATGAATCACGCGAAAAAAATTTTTCGAACATTATCGGCTATATTGGCGATATAATAAAAATTTTAATAAGTGATATTAGTGATATGAATAGGAATATGTTGTCAAAAATGCTAAAAAATATTGGTTTTGAAATCTATGAAGCAAAAGACGGCAGTGAGGCATTAGAAAAAAGTGCAAAAATTCAGCCAAATGCGGCAATTCTTGATTTGTCAGCATCTAATCTTGAAAGTTTAAAATCTGCTGAAATAATAAAAAAACTTACACAAGAGAATAAAACAGTTATAATCGGTATGTCGTCAATGCAAATAGATTCTTTAAAAAAAATTTCAGAATCATTCGGATATGATGCATATATACAGAAGCCTGTTAATATTGATGTTTTATTAGATATATTGCAAGAACATTTACAGATTAATTGGATATATAAAGAGGAGAACATTAAGGTACCACGATCTGACGAACAAATAACCTTTGAAGATGATGAAATGATGGAAGATAATATTGTTCCACCTTCTTTTGAAAAATTAGATGCTCTTTTGCTTTTCGCCATGCAAGGTGATATTATTGGGCTTATGAAAAAAAATGAGGATATTTTATCTTCTGATAAAAAATTTTATCCATTTTTTAAAAAACTAAAAGAACTTATAGATGAAATGAAAATGAATAAAATAAGGGAACTATTAGAAACTTTAAGGAGTAAAAAAAATGGAACACGAATATAA
- a CDS encoding hybrid sensor histidine kinase/response regulator, with the protein MEHEYKETILCVDDNPMNLKFLLDFFNENEYKVSISEDGEGALKLSEFLKPDLILLDIMMPGIGGFETCRLLKLNPVTKEIPVIFVTALFDTEQKIKGLELGGVDYITKPFNTKEVLARIKTHLTIRKQKMELHELNATKDRFFSIVSHDLRNAFNPLLISSDILLKIIPSGNIEKILKFTNSLKNSLNTTYKLLENLLEWSRLQRGSIQYVPDNWDIKDLVMEVCVLFTERASQKEIILSNLIEEKFFVYADRSMVYTVFRNLVSNALKFTDKLGVISIYLEEFRNKNFVRIDIGDTGTGISKENLQKLFRLDEKVRGRGTDNEQGTGLGLILCKELVERNKGEIWANSEVGKGSVFSFTLPVM; encoded by the coding sequence ATGGAACACGAATATAAAGAAACGATATTATGTGTGGATGATAATCCGATGAATCTTAAATTCCTTTTAGATTTTTTTAATGAAAATGAATATAAAGTATCTATATCAGAAGATGGGGAAGGAGCATTAAAACTATCGGAATTTTTGAAGCCCGACCTTATACTTTTGGATATAATGATGCCGGGTATAGGCGGATTTGAAACTTGCAGACTGTTAAAACTGAACCCTGTAACAAAGGAAATACCAGTCATTTTTGTAACGGCTTTATTTGATACTGAGCAAAAAATTAAGGGACTTGAATTAGGAGGGGTTGACTATATAACAAAACCTTTTAATACAAAGGAAGTTCTTGCGAGGATAAAAACGCATTTAACCATAAGAAAGCAAAAGATGGAGCTTCATGAGCTGAATGCCACAAAAGATAGGTTTTTTTCCATTGTATCTCATGACTTAAGAAATGCTTTTAATCCATTGTTGATATCGTCAGATATTTTATTAAAGATAATTCCATCAGGTAATATTGAAAAAATTTTGAAGTTTACTAATTCTTTGAAAAATTCTTTAAACACGACATATAAACTTTTGGAAAACCTTCTTGAGTGGTCAAGACTTCAAAGAGGTTCAATACAATATGTTCCTGATAACTGGGATATAAAAGATCTCGTTATGGAGGTCTGTGTTCTTTTTACAGAACGAGCATCTCAAAAAGAAATTATTTTAAGTAACTTGATAGAAGAAAAGTTTTTTGTATATGCTGATAGAAGCATGGTTTATACTGTATTTCGGAATCTTGTTTCAAATGCCCTTAAATTTACTGATAAGCTTGGCGTAATATCTATATACTTAGAGGAATTTAGAAATAAAAATTTTGTGAGAATAGATATTGGAGATACTGGCACTGGAATATCTAAAGAAAATTTGCAAAAATTATTTAGGCTTGACGAAAAAGTAAGAGGAAGGGGAACGGATAATGAACAGGGAACAGGACTTGGATTGATACTCTGCAAAGAACTTGTAGAAAGAAATAAAGGAGAAATATGGGCAAATAGTGAAGTCGGAAAAGGTTCTGTTTTTAGCTTTACGTTGCCTGTAATGTAA
- a CDS encoding HAMP domain-containing histidine kinase: protein MSNNSFSTEQLNLIVRMALHDLDVPFAVSSRVFGRMVEGKFDYKNASHVRLVRSSLISLERARRMINDLNAVLSGGRLTASLKLCELREIVDDIVREFSVIADSENQEFKWTCINAGKVLTDVDFVHRIVVNFLLNALYHGNTGKPIFLEVYGDKLKNSKTQGFILKITNSGKLIPIEYLETIFDPGVQLDMHANRKWKGQGLGLAFCKMAADAIGGIVKAENLADGSGVVFTLEVKS, encoded by the coding sequence ATGTCAAACAATTCTTTTTCAACAGAACAATTAAACCTTATAGTAAGAATGGCTCTTCATGATCTTGATGTACCATTTGCTGTATCAAGCCGAGTTTTCGGTAGAATGGTTGAAGGAAAGTTCGATTATAAAAATGCGTCTCATGTTCGTCTTGTAAGGTCGTCTTTGATTTCACTTGAACGAGCCAGACGAATGATAAATGACCTTAACGCAGTCCTTTCCGGTGGAAGATTGACGGCTTCTTTAAAATTATGTGAGCTTAGGGAAATTGTTGATGATATTGTACGGGAATTTTCTGTTATTGCTGACTCTGAAAATCAAGAATTTAAATGGACATGCATAAATGCTGGTAAAGTTTTGACTGATGTTGATTTTGTTCATCGGATAGTCGTAAATTTTCTTTTAAATGCCCTTTACCACGGAAATACTGGAAAGCCTATTTTTCTTGAAGTTTATGGAGATAAATTAAAAAATAGTAAGACACAAGGTTTTATTTTAAAAATAACAAATAGTGGTAAATTGATACCTATAGAATATTTAGAAACAATTTTTGATCCGGGAGTTCAGCTTGATATGCACGCTAATCGGAAATGGAAAGGGCAGGGGCTTGGGCTTGCTTTTTGTAAAATGGCTGCTGATGCTATAGGCGGAATAGTTAAGGCTGAAAACCTTGCTGATGGAAGTGGTGTTGTTTTCACGTTAGAGGTAAAATCATAA
- a CDS encoding chemotaxis protein CheV: MSNFKEPEAYLKSGSNELKFLEYRIESLSLGINILKVSRILDRPKKLAKPGSIMHPSILGMFQDHGKIIPLINLGYILGLKDNDSGRRVIITEFFDEITGFLIDSAEQVYTIMWSQVKGAEDIMPNIENPYVLAIAKPDKNKNIYLLDYEKIVLELAPNLGDSGKISSEADGDFKGSGQIVLIAEDSTPVREMLQLELEERNLNVIATRDGEEAIKVFEENKNINIVVADVEMPKKDGLALLGHIRQHAERSKTPVLIYSSIGDIGMKERARLMDANAHITKLDVNELFINVKKLLGI; this comes from the coding sequence ATGAGTAATTTTAAAGAACCAGAAGCCTATCTTAAAAGCGGCTCAAATGAGTTAAAATTTTTAGAATATAGAATTGAGTCTTTAAGCTTAGGAATAAATATTCTTAAAGTAAGCAGGATACTTGATAGGCCTAAAAAGCTTGCTAAACCGGGCTCAATAATGCATCCTTCTATTCTTGGGATGTTTCAAGATCATGGGAAAATTATTCCGCTTATAAATTTAGGATATATACTTGGGCTTAAAGACAATGATAGCGGAAGACGAGTTATAATTACTGAGTTTTTTGATGAAATAACTGGTTTTTTGATTGATTCTGCTGAACAAGTATATACTATTATGTGGAGCCAAGTAAAAGGGGCAGAAGATATAATGCCTAATATTGAAAATCCTTATGTGCTAGCTATTGCTAAACCTGATAAAAACAAAAATATATATCTTTTAGACTATGAGAAAATAGTTCTTGAACTCGCTCCGAATCTTGGTGATAGCGGAAAAATATCATCTGAAGCCGATGGGGATTTTAAAGGAAGCGGTCAGATTGTTCTTATTGCTGAAGATTCTACACCAGTAAGGGAAATGCTTCAACTTGAGCTTGAAGAACGAAATTTAAATGTTATAGCTACGAGGGATGGTGAAGAAGCTATAAAAGTATTTGAGGAAAATAAAAATATTAATATTGTAGTTGCAGATGTTGAAATGCCCAAAAAAGATGGACTTGCACTTTTGGGACATATTCGTCAGCATGCTGAAAGAAGTAAGACTCCAGTTTTAATTTATTCATCTATAGGAGATATAGGCATGAAAGAAAGAGCGAGGCTTATGGACGCTAATGCCCATATCACTAAGCTTGATGTGAATGAGTTATTTATCAATGTAAAAAAACTTTTAGGAATTTGA
- a CDS encoding response regulator, translated as MKKENYQIMVVDDEADTADLMASSISAVTNHKVFSFNDPKNALDFFMKSPVDLVITDLVMPNMDGFEMIKTMKDRSVNTDFMVITGNKRIRSVVHSRWLGVSYLFFKPVNIDELLISISTMYKRICYWESRLKEVGVNPA; from the coding sequence ATGAAGAAAGAAAATTATCAAATAATGGTAGTTGATGATGAAGCGGATACAGCTGATTTGATGGCATCATCCATATCCGCTGTGACAAATCATAAAGTATTTTCTTTTAATGATCCTAAAAATGCTTTAGATTTTTTTATGAAATCACCTGTTGATCTTGTGATTACTGATCTTGTGATGCCTAACATGGACGGTTTTGAAATGATTAAAACTATGAAAGATAGGTCAGTGAATACAGATTTTATGGTTATAACCGGTAATAAACGTATAAGATCAGTCGTTCACTCAAGGTGGCTTGGAGTGTCATATTTATTTTTTAAGCCTGTTAATATTGACGAATTGCTTATATCTATTTCAACGATGTATAAAAGAATTTGCTATTGGGAATCGAGATTAAAAGAAGTAGGGGTTAATCCGGCTTAA
- a CDS encoding response regulator gives MKERNFRIIVVDDEPETASMIADMASMSGHEVVSFDDPYKALQSFLKTPSDIVITDLSMPHIDGFEMIKCMRERSNSTEFIVVTGNKTIKTVFHSRGLGVNKLFFKPVKMEELLEAIEESYKRATYWVEKLHEVKDSSEIRDTNLIV, from the coding sequence ATGAAAGAAAGAAATTTTAGAATTATTGTTGTTGACGATGAGCCTGAAACAGCTTCAATGATTGCTGATATGGCGTCTATGAGCGGACATGAAGTTGTATCATTTGATGATCCGTATAAAGCTCTCCAAAGTTTTTTAAAAACTCCTTCTGATATAGTGATAACCGATCTTTCAATGCCACATATAGATGGTTTTGAAATGATAAAATGTATGAGGGAAAGGTCTAATTCTACTGAATTTATAGTAGTTACAGGTAATAAAACCATAAAAACTGTTTTTCATTCAAGGGGTCTTGGAGTAAACAAGCTTTTTTTTAAGCCTGTTAAAATGGAAGAGCTTTTAGAGGCAATAGAAGAGAGTTATAAAAGAGCTACTTATTGGGTAGAGAAACTTCATGAAGTTAAAGACAGCTCAGAAATTAGAGATACCAATTTAATTGTATAA